In the Colwellia sp. 20A7 genome, one interval contains:
- a CDS encoding flavodoxin domain-containing protein produces the protein MSSFQIIVGSMLGGTEYVAEACEEQLNKLNHDVNLHLNPNFNSILGSTFSQDPAKKTTWLVCTSTHGAGDFPDNIQAFVEDLKNCVQDLSSINLIVIAIGDSNYDTFCKAGFELNKLLISKGCSSLLDIKTLDMSEDIDPEDLAQLWLSENKDLL, from the coding sequence ATGAGCTCATTTCAAATAATTGTTGGTAGTATGCTTGGCGGGACAGAATATGTTGCAGAAGCATGTGAAGAACAGCTAAATAAACTTAACCATGACGTAAATTTACACTTAAATCCTAATTTTAATTCGATCCTTGGATCAACTTTTTCACAAGATCCTGCTAAAAAAACAACTTGGCTCGTTTGTACCTCCACTCATGGAGCTGGTGACTTTCCTGACAATATCCAAGCATTTGTTGAAGATCTTAAAAATTGTGTACAAGATCTATCCTCAATAAATTTAATTGTTATCGCTATTGGTGATTCAAATTATGATACTTTTTGCAAAGCAGGTTTTGAATTAAATAAACTACTAATATCAAAGGGTTGTAGTAGTTTATTAGATATTAAAACTCTTGATATGAGTGAAGATATTGATCCAGAAGATCTTGCACAGCTGTG